CGTTCTTCGGCATCGTCTCCGAGGTGTTCCCGGTCTTCTCGCGCAAGCCCCTCTTCGGGTACGCCGGTCTGGTCTTCGCGACCCTCGCGATCGCCGCGCTGTCCATGGCGGTCTGGGCGCACCACATGTTCGTCACGGGCGCCGTGCTCCTGCCGTTCTTCTCCTTCATGACGTTCCTCATCGCCGTTCCCACGGGTGTAAAGTTCTTCAACTGGATCGGCACCATGTGGCGCGGGAAGATGACGTTCGAGACGCCGATGATCTTCGCGCTCGGCTTCATCGTGACCTTCCTCTTCGGTGGTCTGACGGGCGTCATGATGGCTGCGGCGCCGATCGACTTCCACATCTCGGACACGTACTTCATCGTCGCCCACTTCCACTACACGCTGTTCGGCACGATCGTGTTCGCCACGTTCGCCGGCGTGTACTTCTGGTTCCCCAAGATGACGGGCCGGATGCTCGACGAGAGGTTGGGCAAGTGGCACTTCTGGCTGATGTTCATCGGCTTCCACACCACGTTCCTCGTGCAGCACTGGCTGGGCAACCAGGGAATGGCCCGTCGCTACGCTGACTACCTGGCGACGGACAACTTCACGGTGCTCAACCAGATCTCCACCATCGGCTCGTTCATCCTCGGGATCGCGATGCTGCCGTTCATCTGGAACGTCATCAAGAGCTGGCGCTACGGTGAGATCGTCACGGTCGACGACCCGTGGGGTGCGGGCAACTCGCTCGAGTGGGCCACTTCGTGCCCGCCGCCGCGTCACAACTTCGTGACCCTGCCCCGGATCCGCTCCGAGCGGCCGGCGTTCGAACTGCACTACCCGCACATGAGCGAGCGCATGCGTGCGGAGGCCCACGTCGGGGGCCGGGCCGCGGCCC
This Dietzia psychralcaliphila DNA region includes the following protein-coding sequences:
- the ctaD gene encoding cytochrome c oxidase subunit I encodes the protein MTAVAPKPVDDLDHPPGVPTGTARPGSFVWKMMTTTDHKLLGLMYIVTCFVFFFIGGLMALLIRAELFVPGMQFLSNEQFNQLFTMHGTVMLLLYGTPIVIGFANYIMPLQIGAPDVAFPRLNALGYWLFTAGGIIMLSGFITPGGAAAFGWTMYMPLADKIHSPAVGADLWILGVGIGGIGSILGAVNFVTTIICLRAPGMTMFRMPIFTWNILVASVLILLIFPLLTAAALGVFYDRQFGGRIYDPGNGGAILWQHLFWFFGHPEVYVLALPFFGIVSEVFPVFSRKPLFGYAGLVFATLAIAALSMAVWAHHMFVTGAVLLPFFSFMTFLIAVPTGVKFFNWIGTMWRGKMTFETPMIFALGFIVTFLFGGLTGVMMAAAPIDFHISDTYFIVAHFHYTLFGTIVFATFAGVYFWFPKMTGRMLDERLGKWHFWLMFIGFHTTFLVQHWLGNQGMARRYADYLATDNFTVLNQISTIGSFILGIAMLPFIWNVIKSWRYGEIVTVDDPWGAGNSLEWATSCPPPRHNFVTLPRIRSERPAFELHYPHMSERMRAEAHVGGRAAAQDPAAVKDVAERGSSPQRG